The following are from one region of the Sorghum bicolor cultivar BTx623 chromosome 2, Sorghum_bicolor_NCBIv3, whole genome shotgun sequence genome:
- the LOC8064849 gene encoding ETHYLENE INSENSITIVE 3-like 3 protein, producing MDQLAMLATELGDSSDFEVEGIQNLTENDVSDEEIEPEDLARRMWKDRVRLRRIKERQQKLALQQAELEKLRPKPISDQAMRKKMSRAHDGILKYMLKLMQVCNARGFVYGIIPDKGKPVSGASDNIRAWWKEKVKFDKNGPAAIEKYDSENLVTANAQSGGSKNPHSLMDLQDATLGSLLSSLMQHCDPPQRKYPLEKGVPPPWWPSGKEEWWIALGLPSGQIPPYKKPHDLKKVWKAGVLTGVIKHMSPNFDKIRNHVRKSKCLQDKMTAKESLIWLGVLQREESLVHRIDNGVSEITPRSMPEDRNGDTNSSSNEYDVYGFEDAPVSTSSKDDEQDLSPVTQSAVEHVPKRGRERAYNKHPNQIVPGKAKEPPKRKKARRSSTVTEPDARRVVDAPENSRNLIPDMNRLDQVEIQGRSNQIVIFDHGDTTTEALQHRGDAQVQVHLPGAEVNNFNSAPTANPTPISICMGDQPLPYQNNDSTRSRSENSFPVDAHPGLNNLPSSYQNLPPKQSLPLSMMDHHVVPMGIRAPTDSIPYGDHILGGGSSTSVPGDMQQLIDFPFYGDQDKFVGSSFEGLPLDYISISSPIPDIDDLLHDDDLMEYLGT from the coding sequence ATGGATCAACTTGCCATGCTTGCGACGGAGCTGGGTGACTCGTCGGACTTTGAGGTGGAGGGCATCCAGAACCTCACTGAGAATGATGTCAGCGACGAGGAGATTGAGCCTGAGGACCTGGCGCGGCGAATGTGGAAGGACAGAGTCAGGCTGAGGAGGATCAAGGAGCGCCAGCAGAAGCTCGCCCTGCAGCAGGCAGAGCTGGAGAAGTTGAGGCCCAAGCCGATATCCGACCAGGCCATGCGCAAGAAGATGTCAAGGGCGCATGACGGGATCCTCAAGTACATGCTCAAGCTGATGCAGGTGTGCAATGCGCGTGGGTTCGTGTATGGGATCATCCCGGACAAGGGGAAGCCTGTCAGTGGCGCTTCTGATAATATCAGAGCTTGGTGGAAGGAGAAGGTGAAGTTTGATAAGAATGGGCCTGCAGCAATTGAGAAATACGACTCTGAGAACTTAGTAACCGCAAATGCCCAGAGTGGTGGAAGTAAGAACCCGCACAGCTTGATGGATCTCCAAGATGCCACTCTTGGTTCACTGCTTTCCTCATTGATGCAGCATTGTGATCCACCGCAGCGCAAGTACCCATTGGAGAAGGGTGTTCCGCCCCCTTGGTGGCCTTCAGGGAAGGAGGAATGGTGGATTGCCTTGGGCCTTCCAAGCGGCCAAATTCCTCCATACAAGAAACCACATGATCTTAAGAAGGTTTGGAAGGCTGGTGTGCTTACAGGTGTGATCAAGCACATGTCTCCCAACTTTGATAAGATAAGAAATCATGTACGGAAATCAAAATGTTTGCAGGATAAAATGACTGCAAAAGAAAGCCTGATTTGGCTGGGAGTTTTACAGAGAGAAGAAAGCCTTGTTCACAGAATTGACAATGGTGTATCAGAGATTACTCCGCGCAGTATGCCAGAGGACAGAAATGGGGACACAAATAGCAGCAGTAATGAGTATGATGTGTATGGTTTTGAGGATGCTCCTGTTTCTACATCATCTAAAGATGATGAACAAGATCTGTCTCCAGTTACACAATCTGCTGTtgagcatgtcccaaaaagaggAAGGGAAAGGgcttacaataaacaccctaaTCAGATCGTTCCTGGTAAGGCAAAAGAACCACCAAAGAGAAAAAAAGCACGCCGCAGCTCCACTGTTACCGAGCCAGATGCACGCAGAGTTGTTGATGCACCAGAAAACTCAAGAAATTTGATTCCTGATATGAATAGACTGGATCAAGTAGAAATCCAAGGCAGGTCTAACCAGATTGTCATTTTTGACCATGGGGACACCACAACTGAAGCTTTACAACACAGAGGAGATGCTCAAGTACAGGTCCACCTTCCTGGTGCTGAGGTTAATAACTTCAATAGTGCCCCAACTGCAAACCCTACTCCTATAAGCATATGTATGGGTGACCAGCCTTTACCTTATCAAAATAATGACAGCACAAGGTCGAGATCTGAAAATAGTTTTCCAGTAGATGCTCATCCTGGTTTAAATAATCTGCCCAGCAGTTATCAGAACTTACCTCCGAAACAATCACTACCACTTTCCATGATGGATCATCATGTGGTTCCCATGGGTATCAGGGCACCTACTGATAGCATTCCTTATGGTGATCATATACTAGGTGGTGGAAGTTCAACTTCTGTTCCTGGAGATATGCAGcagctcatagattttcctttcTATGGTGACCAAGATAAGTTTGTTGGCAGTTCCTTTGAGGGATTGCCTCTAGACTATATCAGTATCAGCAGTCCAATCCCAGATATTGATGACTTGTTGCATGATGATGATTTAATGGAATACTTGGGGACATAA